A section of the Verrucomicrobiia bacterium genome encodes:
- a CDS encoding dihydrofolate reductase family protein: protein MKTKRAPSNGAARRGAGPACRPFVLVNMSMTADGKIATTNRVVSSFSSARDQAHLHELRATADAVMCGARTVDLNRISLGPGGAKFRRLRRRRGLAEYNLRVVVTGSGSLNPQAHLFTKRFSPIIVLTTARAGARRRQQLRAVADAVKVFGRTELNLRAALCWLREQHGVKRLLCEGGGELNDALFRAGLVDELHLTVCPRVIGGRHAPTIADGLGVARLARAARLQLESARRVGDELFLVYRTCTSRR, encoded by the coding sequence ATGAAAACGAAACGCGCACCAAGCAACGGCGCGGCGCGGCGCGGCGCCGGCCCGGCATGCCGTCCGTTCGTTTTGGTAAACATGTCCATGACGGCGGACGGCAAGATCGCCACGACCAATCGCGTGGTTTCCTCGTTCAGCAGCGCGCGCGACCAGGCGCATCTCCATGAACTGCGCGCCACCGCCGACGCCGTGATGTGCGGCGCGCGCACCGTGGATCTCAACCGCATCAGCCTCGGGCCGGGCGGCGCGAAGTTTCGCCGGCTCCGCCGGCGCCGCGGGCTCGCTGAATACAACCTGCGCGTCGTTGTCACCGGCTCCGGCTCGTTGAACCCGCAGGCGCATCTGTTCACCAAACGATTTTCACCCATCATCGTGCTGACCACGGCCCGCGCGGGCGCCCGCCGCCGGCAACAACTGCGCGCCGTGGCCGACGCAGTGAAGGTTTTCGGCCGCACGGAACTCAACCTGCGCGCCGCCTTGTGCTGGCTGCGCGAACAACACGGTGTCAAACGCCTCCTGTGCGAAGGCGGCGGTGAACTGAACGACGCGCTCTTCCGCGCGGGGCTGGTGGATGAACTGCATCTCACGGTGTGCCCCCGCGTCATCGGCGGGCGACACGCCCCCACGATTGCAGACGGCCTTGGCGTTGCCCGCCTTGCCCGCGCGGCGCGTTTGCAGCTTGAGTCGGCCCGGCGCGTCGGCGATGAGTTGTTCCTCGTTTATCGCACATGCACATCAAGACGTTGA